TATAACAGCACTCAATCAACTCGTACAAAATCGACTACTTACCCGAAAATTCATGCAAATTTTTGTATGACTTTTGCACttggctgttgctgttgttaacGGTGGCCGTGGACTGTGTCATCTCCAGTACCTGTTCGTCCACCTCCTCCACACTGGTGGACAtgatgtgatgatgatgatggtgatgatactgttgttgttgttgttgttgctgaacCGGTACGGTGGAACTTTTTAAAACATCCCCATCCCCACCAACCGTAGCAGGCGTTTCCTGCTCCGTTTCGTTGCTCATCGTTACGAGCGTAAAGTGTCTTGTTGGTTCTAGCTTTgaacaacagaaaaacacacacggtaaacacacaaacacgtttTTCAAAACTAAATTGTGAGCCTATCGGATTGTTAACCGTGTGTCGATAGATAAACTTTGAAGGTTGATGTTACaggcgagttttttttgtgtgttcgttCGTTCTTCAATTTCAAACTGGCCCTTGATGATGGATGGAACCGTACGTTCTGTAGCCACTACTATCGCTACCATCGAAACGCGATGTAACCGGCAAAAAGGTAACTTTGATGGATgggcagtagcagcagcagcagtttcaCACGCGTTTGTTGATTTCGCTATTATTTAAAGCGCTCGGTTTTTGataattgttgttgttgttgctttccacCCCTATTAGTTAGCACACGCCGGTAACCGGACGCAACCTTTCGATGGATTGTTTGCTTTCGTCTAACTCGTTCCTTTGCCGGGTCGGAAAACGATTCCTCCTTCCAGTACGTACGAAACCGGGAACAGTCGGGTCTATATGGGATGATGTTTCAGCTAATTCACACATCGAATGACATCATTGTATCGCCAAACATGGGGACCGTGTtggaaccatcatcatcatcattatcatcatcatccgtttTCGTCCCGCTTGCGATGTGCTTTCTCGCTCAGCTTATTCTCAGGTTACTCCCGCCGCAGAGTAGCTAGCTCGTGAGCTTTCCGGTGGACATTTTCCACCTTCTTCTCTAGAAGGCGTATCTTCTTCTGCTTACCGTACGCGATAAACCGCACACACCGgcaaaacaatcataaaaTGCCAAACCGTCTACGTGTCTCAGGGTAGGGGTGTGAATATtaatgcggtttttttttctgctatcCCTCTTGATGCATGCGACGTTCAGGCGCAAGAAACGGCTATTAATAATGAGCGTGAACTTGCGTACGAGATAACATCACGACTTTTGGGCACGTTCGTGTACGTTTTTCGCTTCGTTGAGGGTTTTGATGATAACGCCGAACTTCTGACACGGTggggttttgttattgtttagaTAACCGCTTGGCAGTACGCGGAGCAACGCAGAATCATTCCATACACAGAACGTTTGGTGCATCACCACCGGAcgaaaccgatcgatcgaacTGCACAAGAACGAGTGAAGCTCCAACATCCAGCAGCTGCTTTTGCTCCAGTTTTGTCACGTCACAAGAAAATTAAGTAGCTCACAGTTTCCCATGCTTAATGAAATGCTCTTCTCCTGCTGCTCGAGATGAGACCGGCCAGTTCTTTTCGTTGCGTCctctggtgttttttttttctctctatacAGTTTGTGCCGGAACGGGGTGGTAGCTTGTGGCacagttttgctttcctttcacAGTTTGTACGCGGTGGCAGCCGTTCGTGTACCGTTACCGGTATTTGGAGCTCTCCGGAACGCACGAGACACCTTCTTCCCTCTGGGTTTTGCTGCGCGTGAGAGCACCGAATCTATCACCTTCTCTGCGGAATTCGGTATaatatggtttattttttcgtcTGTTATTAGTTTCGGCTATTTCTTTTCgtgtttctttatattttttttttttggcagaaaAGCCACCTACCGATATCGGGATTTACCACCacctttgctgctgctgctgctgggcaCACGCAGCCGGAATGTCGTATGGTTTTGCGGAAAGTGGGACAACTGTGCCGTTTTCCAGCGACATTCCAGTTTCCTTTCCCAGGGAGAGGTGGTGCaaaacggaagaagaaaacaaaaaggccACCCCACAGAACAATGAAGCGGCAATTGTTCGAGCTTTCGAAATTGCAACCAAAACGTCAGCTTAAAGCTTGGCCTGCCACGATCAACTTGGTAAACATTCGCGTTACGATGCGGTTTGTGTTGTCACCAAATATTTACACTTAACACGCGTCGGTTTCGCTTAATTGAAGTCcactgttttgtgtgtgtgcctcaCTAGGTATAGCGTTTGTACACTTTGAATGAATACTTCTCGACTTTGTGGACGGACCCCGCTTTTGTCACGCAAATTTGCACACATCAAGTACAAGTGTAGCGACACACTCTTGTTTCGCCCCTTTAGCTACTATAAGCAGGGATGAAATTGATCTTATGCTAACGGAAACACACAGCTTTTGCCACACTCCATGATGGTTTCTAAGCGCACGAGACGGTACCCTTCCGCTTGACAGGTTATTTTGCTGAGACTGGGACCCCGTGTACGCGCAGCTAAAAATCGCGATGGTTTAGGAGAAATGCACACAGCGAGTGCAACAGTCGCCGTTCCCTAGAAATTAGAGATGAACGGCGGATCACACAAACACCAGCACGCCCGCTTTGCTATCCGAAAGGTAGTGTGTGTAGCAGTGTAGCAACGCACCTTGTATTGTTATTACTCACACCGGTAAATGGGAACCATTTCTCGTGTTGCTTTTCCCTACCTGTGCTGCCTGTGCGGGAAAGAGAGCGCGCACTAAAGGGTTTCtcactttgttttctttttttttataacgcaCCATATGACATTTTCTGATGACTACCCCTAAAGAACAGGTGGCATTTGACCGTTAGCATATTTAAAATGCGGGTGTTTCAACCCCTAACGTTGTTTGGCGCCAGAAATGCGTTactcgttgtttttttcaggTTCGTCGTTTACAACCTTTCAACTTTCATCACGTGACTTTGTTATCCATAAAAGTCGCGGTGTATATTGAGCGCGCAGCACGTTTCCGAGTGCTGCGATCTCCTTGATTCAGTCAAGGATTTTGTCAAGGATGTAATAACTACGAAAGTAGCTGCAAATACTTACCTAACGATCGCACTCGATGATACTTTATCATCTGGTTGGCGTACGGGTAATGATGTTTCCGAGTATTGTGTACAGGATCCCCAAAGGAGCGTACCACTGCCAAGATCCAGATTGCTCCAGAAGGATGTACGAAGGTTACAAGGTTCACACACTATTTAGACCAACCGCTAGTAATTGAGGTCACCGAAAAAATGTGTGCACACGGTCGTGTCGGATGAACAGTTCTGGTCGCACGATCGCTCAATGTATCCCGCTGCACGCTGATGTTGGTTGATCGTTGGCCACTACTActgcgcgcgcacacactgcCCATAACGGCCCCACGGTTCAAGCCTGCTGCTGGAGAGGTGTATGTATTTATGGTTGAATTGAACCTCTTTCCAAAAACGGTATTGAGCGAAAACCCGAAACCCCTTTTACTTAGTTTCCCCCTCGTAACTCAAATCCCTCCCAAAAAATCCTCGCCTACGGCGCACCACCCGTGGCACGGGTGTTGAATGAATTGGTTAGCCAATTTGGCACACACAGCATACGTGTGTCGAACGAGACGAGATgtgatcgtttgttttgtgcgaGTAATCTTTCTTTCTCACTCCCTGTCTTGCCGGTATCAATACCGCCACCGATCCTCACGCACCGATGACCTTTCGGGCGCTTGTACGTCTTGGAAGGTGCTTCACGCGCCACCGGACGTCTTTGGTGATGTCAAGGTTAAGGGTCTGGCCAATGTTTACTTTAGCGGGGCGCGATAGCGTACCGAGCTTCATCACTTTGAGAAGCGAGTGAGAGAGATTAGTTTGATGTCACCGTTTTTATTGATCTTCAACAAATTCTACCGGTTTATTACAAGTCGCTTTGAAACAATTACAATGTTACGCATGGTTTTAGTCGTTAAGATGTTTGTGGACACTTTGATGACCAATAAAGCATAATTGACGTAATTGAATGTTTCGGTACGCCCATCCATTCGTCATCAGCATCGAAAAGGGTACCTTAAGTGCGTCTCTTCTTTTTGACGATCTTGATCTTTATAATAAAGCAACAAGCATCTCCGTTCTCGCTCGCCAGCTTCCATTTGATGTCGTAATCTTGCTGTGGGAAAAAGTTAAATTGTCTTGATAGTCCCCTGAATGTATCCGAAAAATATGAAGTCAGAGTTACCTACCAGAAAATACCCCTTCTTAATAGGCATTGCATAGGTGTACGTTTGGCGATTACCGGAAACCACCGGGCAATTTGTATGTTTACAGGCAGTTGTATCCATGTCAACGTAGGGCAAATCATATAGAGGTCTAGTCCAGGAGACATCAGCAGTTAGCTCGTTGGCATTGAAGTCTAGTTTGGGAAAATATCATTAAAACAAGCGAAAACAAATCTGGCTACATTCTGACGTACTTGGCGTAAAATCGAATGTTATGCTCACATTCGTTCCACGGTATACGAGGCAGGGATTTCCTTCCGCAGCTTCCGGACATGGTCTGTACGAAACCTCATGGATTGTACATTTTTCTATAGGTTATCAAGTGACAAATCCATTAGCAGACGTTTATGGAAAAATGAGATTGATGTGCACTATCTACCTGTACTTTTATCAGGACATTTCTGGAAACTAACTACTTCGGCAGAAGCTGTATGGAGAACCAGTGCCAGTAGCACGAAGGACACAACCGTTTGCAAGCACTTCATTTTCACTCAACGATGTCGCTGTTGATGGTGGAAGCTATCGCCAACGACTGGCGAAAAACAGCCTTGCTGATCATCAGTGCCAACTCATGGCGTCGCTCATCTCGAACAGATACGTAGCAATTTCGATGACTTCTTCTGTGTctggaaaaggaaacaactATCTTTCCAAACTTCTTTCTTCAAATTTCTCCGAgttttccacttcaacttgaaaagaattaAACAAATGGCTCCAATTTCTCGTTTCTCCAACATACCGTTGATCGTTGTTTTTACCACGAAAAAGAATCTTTTGTGGTGGCACAATGCATTATTTTATAACGGAGAGAAGATCATTCAAGTCTACCTCTTCTTCTTGACGTAACGATCTATTGGGTAATCTCTGCAATAACTAGCATACTGGACTAATTTGTACTGCGTAGCCAGAGATCCTTGCTAAGGAGGAATGATCAGTGGCGTTACCTACGCCGTCTACTACACTAAGGAGTTGCACACCACTAAGCCTTTTTCTGTTTCGGATCAAGATGTGATAATTGGTTCGTTGTTCATACGCGTGCGAACGATCCATCTTTCCCCCTCTCTCTGTTTTGCCGTATCAACACCTCCACCGATCCTCACGCATCGACGATCTTCCAAGATGTCAAGGTTAAGGGTCTTGTGAATGTTTACTTTAGCCGGACGCGATGAAGTACATCAATGCGATAGCGTACCGAGCTTCATCGCTctcaaaaggaaggaagagagagaTTAGTTGAATGCAACCATTTTTATTGATCTTCAACAAATTACACCGGTTTATTACATGGTTTGGAGCAATTACAGTCTACCTTTTTGTTCTAGTCGTTAAAATGGACACTTTAACGTCCAATAAAGCATGATCAGAGTTAATTGAATTATCCGGTACGCCCAACCATTCGTCATCAGCATCGAAAAGGGTACCTTAAGTGcgcttcttctttcttgtGATGTTGATCTGTACAATAAGGCAGCAGGAATCTTTGTTCTCGCTCGTCAGCTTCCATTTGACGTCGTAATGTTGCTGTGGGAAGAAGTTTAGTAAGTCGTCATGATGGACCCGTGAATGGTTTGATCTATATGCTGTAAATCCGAAGTCTGAGATCTGACTTACCGGAGGATACTCCTTCTTAATGGGCAAATCGTAAACGTACGTTTGACGATTACCGGAAGACACCGGACAATTTGTATGTTTGCAGGCAGCCGTATCCATGCCAATGAAGGGTAAATCAAAGTTGGGTCTAGTCCAGGACACATCAGCAGTTAGCTCATTGGCAGCGAAGTCTAGTGAACAAATTGGGAAATTATGATTAATACAAGGGCAAAAATAATTTGGCCATATTTTGACGTACTTGGCGTAAAATCGAATGTTATGCTAACATTCGTTCCACGGTATACGGTGCAGGCAGTTCCTTCCGCAGCTTCCGTACAAGGTGTGATCGAGACCTCATGGATTGTACATTTTTCTATGGTTATCAAGTAGAAAATCAATCAACCAGAAACTTCTTTCAGAATACGATATCTACCTTCACCAGGACATTTCTGGAAGTTCACTACTTCGCCAGAAGCCAAATGCAGGCACAGTGCTAGCAGCACGACGGACACAACCATTCGAAAGCACttcattttcactcaaaactAGACGACGTCGCTGTTACTGCTGGAAGCAATCGCTAACGACTAAAGAGCAGCAGACATATGGTGGCGTTCTACCCGAACAGATAAGTTGTCTGTTCCGATGAATGGActgtgtttttgctttcctattATCAACATCGAGCTGCAACGCAGCCGCTAATCGCTTGCGTTTAATCTAATGAGGTCTTACGAGCAATTCCGATGACGATGTGTGTCCGGTAGCATTCAGCCCGACTTTACTTACTTTTGTAAGGTCAATGTTCTGACCATATCGCCTGAACAGGGAAAAGAATTGGGTCTTTGAATGCTGTTCCTAAGAATTACAATACCAACTAAGCAAATACATGTGTGATATTAATCAAGTAATTCAAATGGACCGCTAAAGGTTTGTTTCAAAGATTAATGAGATTTAATTTCGTAATTCTCTAGTCACTGGATGGGGTGATAGGCGTACGTCCACCAAATGTCCAGTACGAGGTTTTGATTTCCAATAGCACCACCCCCGATTTTGCTTAATCTCTTCCACCGAGAACACTGTCACACGatgtctaaaaaaaaatacttgtttgcttgtttcagTTCTTTGGCTCACGTCACTACGTACGATCACGCGGCTTAAACGATGCAGAGCGTCGTATCGCGACACAGCGATATTTGCGCCTCCTGGAGAATCCTCAGTCTCGGCCCGAGTGGTATGCCCATCTTTTGTAGCCTTTCCTCGCCCAGGTACGGCAGCTCGATCATACCGACACGTTCACTCTCGAAAATGGGTGCATATTTCTGTAAGCATTCAATCGATCGAGTAGTTAGCAAAGGTCTACATCACCGGAAGCACTCGGCGTCTCCCTTACCTCATAGCCAAGTTTTTTGAGAAACAGTTTCATCAGCGGTGGATCTTCGCCGAAAAATTTAGTCAACTTCTTCACACGCTTCGGGTTGGTCAGGTTGATCGGTTCACGTGCGGATGCATTGGCCCCATTACCGCTACTGTTTAGCGGCAGGTTGTGCATCGATTGTGAGCGCAACAGGGCCAAATCGTTACGCAACTCTTCCAGTTCCTGTGACACCAGGTGCTGCGAACGCATCTCCGACGAAAGGTGTGCCACACTGCGTGCTAGCGTGACTACGTGTGATTCCAACCGTTGGAATCGTTTGTTGATGCCTTTGATATCACGCACCTTGCGACGCTCGTCTAATCTTCGCCGGTCACGAATTGGTCGGCCACTGATCGAGCTGGACGGTAGCGAAGACATGCTGCCATGCCGTCGACGTCTGTTTGCCCGTAGCGTTGACTCGTTCGTGGCCATACGATTGCCCAACATTTTCAGCACCTCACTATACATCGTCTCGAGCCCTTCGAGCTGGTTGCGAATTTGCTGCAAACCGCCACCATCCGTTTCCGACTCTGATACCGATTGGGCACCATCCCAGGGACCGCCGAGCAGTGATTCGAGATCGAGCGATCGCGTCGTATTGGTGACGGAGGCAACATCCGTATCTAACCCGAACACTGTGGGAAAGGAACAGAGTTTTTGAATGGACATTTTAAAAGGTGTAGACATGCATACTACTTACGATGCTTTTTCAAGGCATTCTGCTCGTGCTTCTTGTTGCTGGAGAGCTTCAAATGGTTCATGTAGTTCTGTATCGTGTTGGGCGATGGTTGCCCCTTTGAAGGACCGATTGGTTGGGGGTTTTTACTTGCCCGGTTGTACGTATCCGTGCCGTACTCTTGCTTTTGCAACTTGGTAGTGTTATTGTTGGGCTTCGTCTGGATATTGCTACTACCCGGACCCGCACCTTGGTTGTATGCCTCATGTGGGGAGAGCGGTGGCAACGGTGGAGACATTGATGAGGCACTCTCGGACATCGTACTCTCCGGACGAAGATTCATCGATTTCATACCCGGTTcaagaatgttgcgcagctccACATCAACTACATCGATCTGCAAAAGTCGTACAACGCCTATTAGAATTAAGAATCTCGAAAGAGGGGTTAAAGAACACTTACCCATTCACCGTCTGATTTGACTTTGCTCTTCTCCATTACGGCGTCGGCACTAGCAGTAGCCATAGATGAACTGCCACGTCCAGAATCGATGTTGGACGAATGATTACCATTCTTATCGTATGCACCCGCATCATGTGACTCTCCGGTAGAGATGTTAACCGACGATCCACTGTTAATGTCTACCGAAATGGTGTGCTTTTGCATACCGATCTCACCCTgatggtgaagatggtgatgatgatgtagaTGGCTTGTACTTTGATCTCCAACCGTCACCGTCGTGTTGTAGGACGATGTTTGAATGTTGGAGCTGGAACTAGCACCCTCCAGTGCTGCTCGCTGTTTAGCGTTATGAAGGGCCTGCTGGTACGACatgtgatgttgctgctgtagatgctgctgctgctgctgctgctgttgtgcgtGATTGTGGCGATAGTTTTGGATGTAAGCAGGTTGCTGTGTGTTTGATCGGCTAGTCTGCATTCCTCCCGCCTGACTTTGGCTAGCCCCATTCGGTACCGATTGATTCGTTTGCCGACTAACACTGTGCTGCCGAAATCCACCATCATCACTATCCGTGCCGTCGACCGGAGCCGGCAACATACTGACCACGTGCTGCGCGTTACGGTTCGACTGTTCGACACCGATATTTAGCTGTGGCTGTGAGAGAGCTTTCGAGCCAGTAAAACCTTCGGCCGGATCGGAGAACTTCTTGTGATAGTACAGTGGGGAATTGCTTTGGCTGCTGGACGGCCACACGTTTAGGTTAGACTGTGCCTGCAGCAAGTTATTATCGGACGCTGAGCTGTACATATACGATCCGGTCTGATTATTGCCaccatgttgttgttgttgttgttgctgctgactgcTTGATTGACCCTGCTCCAAGTTCGACTGATGACCGTGCAGCATTGAGGTTACGTTGTTTAGCTCATCGCTTTGTTCGTTCGCATCCTTCTTGAACTTGGACGAGATGAGATCCTTCAGGGTATGATAAGTCTTGGTGACGGATTTCTTCACCGTGGTAGAATCTTTCTCCCGCTGGGAGAAGCTACCATCCCGATCGGCAAGTGCTGTCACATCTTCCGGAAAGCGCACGATCGTACGTGGCATAGAACCAGACACGGCCGTATGTATTACGTCCATCTGTGGTTGATTCTACAAGAGAgaaatttaatgtaataatAAGCAAAATTGATAGCGTATTACAAACACGATTACTTACCCATGCTTGTGTCTGCTTCACTGGCAGATCAGGTCCTATTGCAGACGTTGCGGATCGATTTAAGAGTGCCGGAATGCTAGTATTCCTATTATCCTGCATAAGCGGTATTTTGGAGGAATTTTTGTTCGATGACAGTATCAATTCCCGTTCGATCTGTAACAGCAAGACGTGAAGGTGATcagttccaaaacaaaaatgcgtgTGTTGCTTGTGACACCTTACCGGAAACTTGGAGGAATGTGTACGAAGCGGTGTGGCCAGTACGTGTGCCTCCGTCGATGCCGTCCCCGGTATGCTGGAGTGATGATCGTGCTGCATACCGTACGCACCGAGCGGTTGTGGCGGCATTCTGTACGGTGGATTCATGCAATTCACTAACGCGTTCagtctttcgggtgaaaaatAGTGCGCATCAATCGCTGCTACACGGCGAAGAACccaaaagaaaggaaggaaaagcacGATTAAAAGCACGTTTAAAGCAGGGAACATGATGGAACATGAACATGCATGAtgtggttgtgttgtgtgcgttttgttgtGGCGTACACCATGGGAGCGTACTGTGCGTGAGAATTGGCGATATGGCTGCCGTGCGCCTGTACGACGGAGACGCTCTTGTGCCACACCAGGCAAAAGGTTAAAACAACTGTTTTGACGATGGTTTCAAATTAAAGATCatcaagcatttttttttttgctgcttctgttACAACTACCATTGGCTGCCACATGGTTGTGGTTATGGTGACTGCTATGATGATGATTACGATGTCCCCGCTGATTTTTAATCTGTCTTAACGTTTTAACGCGCATCTtgcttttttcgttgttgttgttgttgtactcGATCGGAAATTACTAGCCACGGGAATCACGATAACAACACTCGAAACAGGGAACACACTCAGGGAacagagcaaaaaataaaaaaacaggcaGCTTTAAAGCGCACAAAGTGGAGCGGCATTCCAACGACATCCAATTACGCGGGTGAGCTAATTTCGAATAAATTTTCGTGCGAACAACGTCACCGGCGCTATTAATCACTCGTATTCAACTGATTCGTCCCGGGCGGGGGTACACAGACAATCATAATTGACCCTGGGAACGCGATGCCACTTTCGAACGCACTGATTTgagacttcttttttttcggggtcGATCTTTCAAACTGATCACTAAGTAcgatcggtgtttttt
The DNA window shown above is from Anopheles funestus chromosome 3RL, idAnoFuneDA-416_04, whole genome shotgun sequence and carries:
- the LOC125769358 gene encoding heat shock protein DDB_G0288861-like isoform X3, translating into MNPPYRMPPQPLGAYGMQHDHHSSIPGTASTEAHVLATPLRTHSSKFPVRCHKQHTHFCFGTDHLHVLLLQIERELILSSNKNSSKIPLMQDNRNTSIPALLNRSATSAIGPDLPVKQTQAWNQPQMDVIHTAVSGSMPRTIVRFPEDVTALADRDGSFSQREKDSTTVKKSVTKTYHTLKDLISSKFKKDANEQSDELNNVTSMLHGHQSNLEQGQSSSQQQQQQQQHGGNNQTGSYMYSSASDNNLLQAQSNLNVWPSSSQSNSPLYYHKKFSDPAEGFTGSKALSQPQLNIGVEQSNRNAQHVVSMLPAPVDGTDSDDGGFRQHSVSRQTNQSVPNGASQSQAGGMQTSRSNTQQPAYIQNYRHNHAQQQQQQQQHLQQQHHMSYQQALHNAKQRAALEGASSSSNIQTSSYNTTVTVGDQSTSHLHHHHHLHHQGEIGMQKHTISVDINSGSSVNISTGESHDAGAYDKNGNHSSNIDSGRGSSSMATASADAVMEKSKVKSDGEWIDVVDVELRNILEPGMKSMNLRPESTMSESASSMSPPLPPLSPHEAYNQGAGPGSSNIQTKPNNNTTKLQKQEYGTDTYNRASKNPQPIGPSKGQPSPNTIQNYMNHLKLSSNKKHEQNALKKHLFGLDTDVASVTNTTRSLDLESLLGGPWDGAQSVSESETDGGGLQQIRNQLEGLETMYSEVLKMLGNRMATNESTLRANRRRRHGSMSSLPSSSISGRPIRDRRRLDERRKVRDIKGINKRFQRLESHVVTLARSVAHLSSEMRSQHLVSQELEELRNDLALLRSQSMHNLPLNSSGNGANASAREPINLTNPKRVKKLTKFFGEDPPLMKLFLKKLGYEKYAPIFESERVGMIELPYLGEERLQKMGIPLGPRLRILQEAQISLCRDTTLCIV
- the LOC125769373 gene encoding MD-2-related lipid-recognition protein-like isoform X2; its protein translation is MKCFRMVVSVVLLALCLHLASGEVVNFQKCPGEEKCTIHEVSITPCTEAAEGTACTVYRGTNVSITFDFTPNFAANELTADVSWTRPNFDLPFIGMDTAACKHTNCPVSSGNRQTYVYDLPIKKEYPPQHYDVKWKLTSENKDSCCLIVQINITRKKKRT
- the LOC125769358 gene encoding uncharacterized protein LOC125769358 isoform X1, translating into MRVKTLRQIKNQRGHRNHHHSSHHNHNHVAANAAIDAHYFSPERLNALVNCMNPPYRMPPQPLGAYGMQHDHHSSIPGTASTEAHVLATPLRTHSSKFPVRCHKQHTHFCFGTDHLHVLLLQIERELILSSNKNSSKIPLMQDNRNTSIPALLNRSATSAIGPDLPVKQTQAWNQPQMDVIHTAVSGSMPRTIVRFPEDVTALADRDGSFSQREKDSTTVKKSVTKTYHTLKDLISSKFKKDANEQSDELNNVTSMLHGHQSNLEQGQSSSQQQQQQQQHGGNNQTGSYMYSSASDNNLLQAQSNLNVWPSSSQSNSPLYYHKKFSDPAEGFTGSKALSQPQLNIGVEQSNRNAQHVVSMLPAPVDGTDSDDGGFRQHSVSRQTNQSVPNGASQSQAGGMQTSRSNTQQPAYIQNYRHNHAQQQQQQQQHLQQQHHMSYQQALHNAKQRAALEGASSSSNIQTSSYNTTVTVGDQSTSHLHHHHHLHHQGEIGMQKHTISVDINSGSSVNISTGESHDAGAYDKNGNHSSNIDSGRGSSSMATASADAVMEKSKVKSDGEWIDVVDVELRNILEPGMKSMNLRPESTMSESASSMSPPLPPLSPHEAYNQGAGPGSSNIQTKPNNNTTKLQKQEYGTDTYNRASKNPQPIGPSKGQPSPNTIQNYMNHLKLSSNKKHEQNALKKHLFGLDTDVASVTNTTRSLDLESLLGGPWDGAQSVSESETDGGGLQQIRNQLEGLETMYSEVLKMLGNRMATNESTLRANRRRRHGSMSSLPSSSISGRPIRDRRRLDERRKVRDIKGINKRFQRLESHVVTLARSVAHLSSEMRSQHLVSQELEELRNDLALLRSQSMHNLPLNSSGNGANASAREPINLTNPKRVKKLTKFFGEDPPLMKLFLKKLGYEKYAPIFESERVGMIELPYLGEERLQKMGIPLGPRLRILQEAQISLCRDTTLCIV
- the LOC125769373 gene encoding MD-2-related lipid-recognition protein-like isoform X1; this encodes MKCLQTVVSFVLLALVLHTASAEVVSFQKCPDKSTEKCTIHEVSYRPCPEAAEGNPCLVYRGTNVSITFDFTPNFNANELTADVSWTRPLYDLPYVDMDTTACKHTNCPVVSGNRQTYTYAMPIKKGYFLQDYDIKWKLASENGDACCFIIKIKIVKKKRRT
- the LOC125769373 gene encoding MD-2-related lipid-recognition protein-like isoform X3 — translated: MKCFRMVVSVVLLALCLHLASGEVVNFQKCPGEEKCTIHEVSYRPCPEAAEGNPCLVYRGTNVSITFDFTPNFNANELTADVSWTRPLYDLPYVDMDTTACKHTNCPVVSGNRQTYTYAMPIKKGYFLQDYDIKWKLASENGDACCFIIKIKIVKKKRRT
- the LOC125769358 gene encoding heat shock protein DDB_G0288861-like isoform X2; amino-acid sequence: MRVKTLRQIKNQRGHRNHHHSSHHNHNHVAANAAIDAHYFSPERLNALVNCMNPPYRMPPQPLGAYGMQHDHHSSIPGTASTEAHVLATPLRTHSSKFPIERELILSSNKNSSKIPLMQDNRNTSIPALLNRSATSAIGPDLPVKQTQAWNQPQMDVIHTAVSGSMPRTIVRFPEDVTALADRDGSFSQREKDSTTVKKSVTKTYHTLKDLISSKFKKDANEQSDELNNVTSMLHGHQSNLEQGQSSSQQQQQQQQHGGNNQTGSYMYSSASDNNLLQAQSNLNVWPSSSQSNSPLYYHKKFSDPAEGFTGSKALSQPQLNIGVEQSNRNAQHVVSMLPAPVDGTDSDDGGFRQHSVSRQTNQSVPNGASQSQAGGMQTSRSNTQQPAYIQNYRHNHAQQQQQQQQHLQQQHHMSYQQALHNAKQRAALEGASSSSNIQTSSYNTTVTVGDQSTSHLHHHHHLHHQGEIGMQKHTISVDINSGSSVNISTGESHDAGAYDKNGNHSSNIDSGRGSSSMATASADAVMEKSKVKSDGEWIDVVDVELRNILEPGMKSMNLRPESTMSESASSMSPPLPPLSPHEAYNQGAGPGSSNIQTKPNNNTTKLQKQEYGTDTYNRASKNPQPIGPSKGQPSPNTIQNYMNHLKLSSNKKHEQNALKKHLFGLDTDVASVTNTTRSLDLESLLGGPWDGAQSVSESETDGGGLQQIRNQLEGLETMYSEVLKMLGNRMATNESTLRANRRRRHGSMSSLPSSSISGRPIRDRRRLDERRKVRDIKGINKRFQRLESHVVTLARSVAHLSSEMRSQHLVSQELEELRNDLALLRSQSMHNLPLNSSGNGANASAREPINLTNPKRVKKLTKFFGEDPPLMKLFLKKLGYEKYAPIFESERVGMIELPYLGEERLQKMGIPLGPRLRILQEAQISLCRDTTLCIV